A genomic stretch from Podospora pseudoanserina strain CBS 124.78 chromosome 3, whole genome shotgun sequence includes:
- a CDS encoding hypothetical protein (EggNog:ENOG503P1UX) has protein sequence MSKVIGVISGLLGILQFSMDNFPKKQSNSCVVRVSTGLASSGGLENPEGGVYKVHVFNQNQERIGWSNGKFISNGGFVDIKVDQGSNRQQAAFATIEATADGICIPYMSATWVDEQKYGWVGDIGSYCGQKWYYSNYWVANTQPRCTWVDRDHSHGVKAGMIMVHWPSFHTNDNWVSGDPNPRSKCGYPGFRAYKNWGDAEVTEWWKRDDTNTTTPAEITNDDGVFDPNNFDGSKWVETDYTSGDSSSVVIAGRQIIKKRTVRKLDPRLVISNSPFHKASELCESETSFGPDFVSLVEGMYCNMETSELLPLCTEGLQRGCFHLEQKTHVKRDGVVSEGQKEYEYILDWTTSN, from the exons atgtCCAAAGTTATTGGCGTCATCTCCGGCCTGCTCGGCATCCTCCAATTTTCCATGGACAACTTCCCCAAAAAGCAGTCCAACTCGTGCGTTGTGCGTGTCTCGACCGGTCTCGCATCCTCAGGTGGTCTTGAAAACCCCGAGGGTGGTGTGTACAAGGTTCACGTCTTCAACCAGAACCAGGAGCGCATTGGGTGGAGCAACGGAAAGTTCATCTCCAACGGTGGCTTTGTCGACATCAAGGTCGACCAGGGCTCAAACCGCCAGCAAGCTGCCTTTGCCACCATTGAGGCCACGGCCGATGGTATCTGCATCCCTTATATGTCTGCCACCTGGGTTGACGAGCAAAAGTATGGCTGGGTGGGCGACATCGGTTCGTACTGCGGGCAAAAGTGGTATTACAGCAACTACTGG GTTGCTAATACCCAACCTCGCTGCACTTGGGTTGACCGGGACCACTCTCATGGCGTCAAAGCCGGCATGATCATGGTCCATTGGCCCAGCTTCCACACCAACGATAACTGGGTATCGGgcgaccccaacccccgctcCAAGTGCGGCTACCCCGGTTTCCGTGCCTACAAGAACTGGGGCGATGCTGAGGTCACCGAGTGGTGGAAGCGTGACGACACcaataccaccacccccgctgAGATTACCAATGACGATGGAGTCTTCGACCCTAACAACTTTGACGGCAGCAAGTGGGTTGAGACCGACTACACCTCGGGCGACTCCAGCTCCGTTGTCATTGCCGGTCGCCAGATCATCAAGAAGCGCACCGTCCGCAAGCTCGACCCTCGTCTCGTCATCTCCAACTCGCCCTTCCACAAGGCCTCGGAGCTTTGCGAGAGTGAGACGTCTTTCGGCCCCGACTTTGTGTCTCTTGTTGAGGGCATGTACTGCAACATGGAGACTTCTGAGCTGCTGCCTCTTTGCACCGAGGGGCTTCAGAGGGGATGCTTCCATCTCGAGCAGAAGACCCATGTCAAGcgggatggtgttgtcagCGAGGGACAGAAGGAATATGAGTACATCCTTGACTGGACGACTTCCAACTGA
- a CDS encoding hypothetical protein (EggNog:ENOG503PWTP), with the protein MSVFVNYGGPKLDKKQKQLVRSQAMVSVRGQQKIARAANAHQRDTGVTNPSGPSAASATVLSLNPRRLAPAIPTPSTTDVSEDSEDSAAMVLAKAPRANTSRKRAAAAAAAAAAAAVAAPALVSSRARHAAPPSNIRDMCGAPPLSTHSTGVSARTFQDYLSRCNNYSSYLDQAFDLVGFKQPSYFRPDMSKSACIYIGWLLTAGVLDAYKGRDEMNYPYYEYRAVSELQKFIDGAEQRELHEVVYPVVVLSMFEMVRLSPRAITHSAAVEMFIKSRGGLAKMPVVMQHLVVMGDMLQGVSLDAPLAFNILNPVTSLRAATVGPFEGQQFRSSPFLMCDADEFDLANKYVQPHIHGDLPEVLQSALDSLRRFFKIPSERGWEDEAGWQHLGTVNLDRIIDQPWEASDISGLFLETCALTARIMRRTLLEGLDAFDDGANKEDLQVIYENVRFIGLKAWVGLPYIYVWVNLIGFEASTDIKMKAYFVAEVVRCAFSYGCYQMEIFHAILSNFLSMRNALKERKFARIALTLGDCGFFA; encoded by the exons ATGTCGGTCTTTGTAAACTATGGCGGTCCCAAACTGGACAAGAAACAGAAGCAGCTCGTCCGTTCCCAGGCCATGGTCTCGGTCCGCGGCCAACAGAAAATTGCCAGGGCCGCCAACGCGCATCAGCGTG ACACAGGTGTAACCAATCCTTCGGGTCCCTCGGCAGCATCCGCTACTGTTTTGAGCTTAAATCCGCGCAG GCTTGCTCctgccatccccaccccaaGCACGACCGATGTCTCTGAAGATTCTGAGGACTCCGCCGCCATGGTGTTAGCCAAGGCACCGAGAGCCAACACTAGCCGCAAgcgcgccgccgccgctgctgctgccgctgccgctgccgctgtcgCCGCTCCTGCACTCGTCTCTAGCCGGGCCCGTCAtgctgctcctccctccaacaTTAGAGACATGTGCGGCGCACCCCCGCTGTCCACCCACTCCACGGGAGTGTCGGCCCGCACGTTCCAAGATTACCTCTCCCGATGTAACAACTACTCCTCGTACCTCGACCAGGCGTTTGATCTGGTGGGGTTCAAGCAGCCGTCGTATTTTAGGCCTGACATGTCAAAGTCGGCCTGTATCTACATTGGCTGGCTGCTTACGGCAGGTGTCTTGGACGCATACAAGGGTAGGGACGAGATGAACTATCCCTACTACGAGTACAGGGCTGTGTCTGAGCTCCAGAAGTTCATCGATGGGGCGGAGCAGAGAGAGCTCCACGAGGTTGTCTacccggtggtggtgctctcCATGTTTGAG ATGGTGCGTCTGAGCCCCAGGGCCATCACACATTCTGCTGCGGTGGAGATGTTTATCAAGTCCAGAGGGGGCTTAGCCAAAATGCCGGTGGTAATGCAGCACTTGGTGGTAATGGGCGACATGCTGCAAGGCGTTTCCCTGGATGCCCCCTTGGCCTTTAACATTCTGAACCCAGTCACCAGCCTCCGAGCCGCTACAGTGGGGCCGTTCGAGGGCCAGCAGTTCAGATCATCCCCCTTCCTAATGTGTGACGCCGACGAATTCGATCTGGCCAATAAGTATGTCCAGCCACACATTCACGGGGATCTGCCTGAGGTGTTGCAGTCGGCTTTGGATTCCTTGAGGCGTTTTTTCAAAATACCATCCGAGCGGGGGTGGGAAGACGAGGCCGGTTGGCAGCACCTCGGAACAGTCAACTTGGACCGTATCATCGATCAACCATGGGAGGCCTCCGATATCTCTGGCTTGTTTCTCGAGACATGTGCCTTGACGGCCAGGATCATGAGACGGACTCTGTTGGAGGGACTGGATGCCTTCGATGACGGCGCGAACAAGGAAGACCTGCAGGTTATCTACGAAAATGTCCGATTCATTGGCCTAAAggcttgggttgggttgccgTACATCTATGTCTGGGT GAACTTGATCGGCTTTGAAGCATCAACCGACATCAAGATGAAGGCATATTTTGTAGCCGAAGTGGTGCGATGCGCCTTTAGCTATGGCTGTTATCAGATGGAAATCTTTCATGCCATTCTTTCCAACTTCTTGTCCATGAGGAATGcgctgaaggagaggaaaTTTGCCCGCATAGCCTTGACACTGGGAGATTGTGGGTTCTTCGCTTGA
- a CDS encoding hypothetical protein (COG:G; COG:O; EggNog:ENOG503P073), whose protein sequence is MDSSRSKMRLLSLGALFLSTSSALPNGLYSRQVDDAPKYTALGCFLDTGSRVLPSKVISTHDMTAEKCAANCRGYDYFGTQWSSECYCGSNKPTDAAPASECNMPCSGNPDETCGAGMRLNVYEFDRACDDLDTEEPPVVISGFEYKGCYTDNVPQRVLGGITVAQHDMTLEKCAATCTAGGYAFFGVEYGTECFCGTNLDAASTKVSEGECSMTCMGNHSQQCGGPNRLNIYEKPNPVGAGSNLESVGDFHYASCWTDKVDDRSLKAVDWRTDDMTVEKCADRCSEFSYFGLEYSRECYCGNELIGQAAPEKDCAMLCVGAPGQWCGGPDRMNLYTKATSTSVTTSAEVTTPVETETDTPTITPEPETTTAPTEPETTTSDIPVSTTELPSSTESSTTTTQGPELTTITDCPPTPTYNGNPAYCYVSSGLPTACRQLASTTLNSRSVGPSMSACKSALTRYGMPTNPAATACFPTTALPAVPSSALARSVADSVYACLHAPTASVICQSDSACATNTYTVGQVPSPTPSTGVDLLKGDGGFEDGTLGDWVLGPSTHLVSTTISNARPKSGSRGLLMRYLNVNGGGNSLTYNLPVVPGQQYRFSLSFQHTNPSSTTSLYLYVYPDILQTPFTEAQLYGAPANAWGTREITFTAKASWVQLVLHVGGNVVATNDVYIDDITFVRLT, encoded by the coding sequence ATGGATTCCTCTCGCTCAAAGATGCGGCTCTTGTCGCTGGgtgctctctttctctcgaCCAGTTCTGCTCTCCCGAACGGGCTCTACTCCCGACAGGTAGATGATGCCCCCAAATACACGGCGCTCGGCTGCTTCCTCGACACTGGGAGCCGTGTGCTGCCCAGCAAGGTTATCAGCACCCACGACATGACGGCAGAGAAGTGCGCAGCCAACTGCCGTGGTTACGACTATTTCGGCACACAGTGGTCTTCGGAATGCTACTgcggcagcaacaagcccACCGATGCCGCACCGGCCTCCGAATGCAACATGCCCTGCTCCGGAAACCCAGACGAGACATGCGGTGCAGGCATGAGGCTCAACGTCTACGAATTCGACCGAGCCTGCGACGACTTGGATACGGAGGAGCCCCCTGTGGTCATCTCGGGCTTCGAGTACAAAGGTTGCTACACAGACAACGTTCCCCAGCGCGTGCTGGGCGGCATCACGGTCGCTCAGCACGACATGACTCTGGAGAAGTGTGCTGCTACATGCACCGCCGGCGGATACGCGTTCTTCGGTGTCGAGTACGGGACAGAGTGCTTCTGCGGGACAAATTTGGATGCCGCCAGCACCAAGGTGTCGGAGGGCGAGTGTTCCATGACCTGCATGGGCAACCATTCCCAGCAATGTGGAGGCCCCAACCGGCTCAACATCTACGAGAAGCCAAACCCGGTCGGAGCTGGGAGCAACCTTGAGTCCGTTGGTGACTTCCACTATGCCTCATGCTGGACCGACAAGGTAGACGACCGCTCCCTCAAGGCTGTTGACTGGCGCACCGATGACATGACGGTTGAGAAGTGTGCCGACAGATGCAGCGAGTTTTCCTACTTTGGCCTCGAGTATTCACGCGAATGCTACTGTGGAAACGAGTTGATCGGACAGGCCGCACCCGAAAAGGACTGCGCCATGCTTTGTGTGGGCGCTCCCGGCCAGTGGTGTGGTGGCCCGGACAGAATGAACTTGTACACCAAGGCAACATCGACCTCGGTGACCACCTCTGCAGAAGTTACCACTCCCGTTGAGACTGAGACGGATACGCCGACCATCACCCCGGAGCCTGAAACAACGACTGCCCCGACCGAGCCAGAGACCACGACTTCAGATATTCCTGTCAGCACCACCGAGCTGCCTTCCTCAACCGagtcttccaccaccaccactcaggGGCCTGAGTTGACCACCATTACCGACTGCCCCCCTACGCCCACTTATAACGGAAACCCCGCGTACTGCTATGTGTCTAGTGGTCTGCCGACCGCTTGCCGACAGCTAGCATCTACGACTCTCAACTCGCGCAGCGTTGGACCTTCGATGAGCGCTTGCAAGAGTGCTCTTACCCGCTACGGCATGCCTACCAACCCTGCGGCTACAGCTTGCTTTCCCACCACTGCGCTCCCCGCAGTCCCATCCTCTGCGCTTGCTCGCTCCGTCGCCGACAGCGTTTACGCCTGCCTCCACGCGCCCACTGCCTCCGTCATATGCCAGTCTGATTCCGCCTGCGCCACAAACACCTACACGGTCGGTCAGGTCCCTTCCCCGACTCCCTCGACCGGTGTGGATCTGCTCAAGGGCGATGGCGGTTTTGAGGATGGCACTCTCGGAGACTGGGTCCTCGGGCCATCGACCCATCTGgtgtccaccaccatcagcaacgCCCGTCCCAAGTCGGGCTCGCGGGGACTCCTCATGCGGTATCTCAACGTCAACGGAGGAGGAAACAGCTTGACGTACAACCTGCCCGTCGTCCCCGGCCAGCAGTATCGATTCAGCTTGTCTTTCCAGCACACGAACCCCAGTTCTACTACCAGTTTGTACCTTTATGTGTACCCCGACATTCTGCAAACACCCTTTACCGAAGCGCAGTTGTACGGAGCGCCAGCGAATGCTTGGGGGACAAGGGAAATCACCTTCACTGCGAAGGCTTCATGGGTGCAGCTTGTACTCCATGTCGGTGGGAACGTAGTTGCGACGAATGACGTGTATATTGATGATATCACCTTTGTCAGGTTGACCTAA